Sequence from the Candidatus Methylopumilus planktonicus genome:
AATCATTCGTCATTTCATTAGGCAAACCTAATGCAAAGGCAATGTTTCTAGATTGATAATCCATGAGGCCATTAATTGGACTACATGTTTCTCTGATAATTTTGTCAGGGTTATTTTTAGATATTTCCTCAATTTCCATACCGCCTGCAGAAGATGCAATAACGACGATCATTTCTGACTGTCTATCAACTAATATAGAAAAATATAATTCTTTTTCGATGTCACATGACTCTTCTATAAGAAGAGCATTAACAGGTTGGCCATCTGGTTTATTCTGATAAGTAACAAGTTTTTTATGGAGAAGGGAATTTACAGCCTCAACTGCTTCTTTTTTAGAAGTTACAATCTTAATGCCACCTGCTTTACCTCTGCCGCCCGCATGAATTTGGGCTTTAATAACATAAGAAGAAGATTCAAGTTGGGCTATCGATTGATCCACCTCCTCTAAAGACTTAATTGCAATGCCTTTTGGCACAGAAATGCCGTATTTTGCAATTAATTGTTTGGCCTGATATTCGTGGAGATTCATGTTAAAAAAGGAGCTAAATAAGCATTATTTTCTACGAATTTAGATAAACATGCCAGTTAAGAATTATATTTTAATAGCAATGTTAGAATTATTAATTTGTAGGCTTATATCACTTATAAACACCATGAAATTATTACTCCAGTCTTCATATAGTCTCCAAAGTCATTTAACAGAAATCTCTGAAATTTTAGGCCAAGTGACAGCTTCTCCTTATTCGCTTATCAATGATAATACTGCCATATATGAGATTGAATCTGACTTGCCAGTTGATTTAAAAAAACAGCTTCATCTTAAGCAAGTAGATTTTGCAGTTTTAGATAATTACAGAGCTTTAAGTGAATTTAGCCTATGCGTGATGGATATGGATTCAACACTCATCTCAATTGAATGTATTGATGAAATTGCAGATATGTGCGGCAAAAAACAAGATGTAGCTTTAATTACTAAAAGTGCCATGATGGGCGAAATTGATTTTTCACAAAGCCTAATCAAGCGCGTTTCTTTATTGGAAGGACTTGGAGAGGAGATGCTCTTCAAAGTGATAGAAGAAAGATTAAAGTTTAATGATGGCACTCAGGCATGGATTGAGGCTTGTCGCAAAAATAATGTGACAACAGTCCTTGTATCAGGCGGCTTTGATTATTTTGCAGATTATGTGAAGAATAAATTAGGGATTGATATTGCTATATCTAATCAACTTGAAATTAAAGACAAGAGACTGACTGGTAGATTATTAGGTCGAATTGTCAATGATGAAGTAAAAGCTCAAGCTGTAAGAGATTTTCAAGCAAAACTCAGCATCGACAAATCAAATACAATCGTGATTGGTGATGGGGCGAATGATTTAAAGATGTTAGCAGAAGCCCAATACAGTATTGCGTATCACGCCAAGCCTATTGTGCAAGAAAAAGCGCGATTTAAATTAAATCACTCAGACTTTAAAGGTGTATTAAATCTTTTTAAGGTTTAAATAAGCTCTTCTTTTAAGAAGCCTGCTCTGTAACGCGCTTCTTTATTTAATTTTTGGTAATTCAATTTAATATCATAAGACACCAGCAATTTTTTATACGTTTCATGTGGGTTTAGATTTTGAGATTCACATGCCCAACGATACCAAATATTTCCGATAGATACATGATGAATTTCTTCTTCATAAATAGTTTGTAGAATAGATGCAATGTCATCATCTTTTTGCTGCTTAAATTTTTCGATAATTGGGGGAGTCACATCTAGACCTCTTGCTTCCATTGTTTTTGGAATGAGTGCTAATCGATGAATTAAGTCGTGACTTGTTCGATCAGCCATTTCCCAAAGACTGTTGTGTGCGTTGAAGCTGCCATAGCTTAAACCAAATTTTTTAAGATAGTCATTAAGTAAGTTGAAGTGCGTATGTTCTTCGTAAGCAATTTGAAGCCAGTCACTATAGAATTGATCTGGAAGATCTTTAAAGCGCCAAATAATATCAAGCGCTAAATTAATCGCATTAAATTCAATATGAGCTAATGCATGAATGAATATTAATTTTCCATGCTCAGTAGAGGCAGATCTTTTTTCAACAAGTCTTGGAGGAACAATTTGAGGTTTTAAGGGTGCGCCTGGTAAATGGAAGCTATTTTGAATGTCAGCTTTTGAATCAATTGCCACTTGATAAGACTTAAAAGATTCGTATATATCTTTAACTCGATTTAATTTTTCATTTAAATCATTTATAGCAAGAGCCTTTAGGCAATTAGCTCTTAACTCCATAGCCAAATCAATTATTGAATTGGAACGAGGGTTACGGAACCAGCTGTCATGTCCGGAGTGATAATTGATTTTTTATCATAAGAAAGTGCTATGTCAGCAGCAGCTGTAAAACCTTCCTTATGTAATGTGACCTTGTTATGCTGTAATTTAAAAATCTTTCCGTTTTTCCAGTCACTAATAAAGAAACTATCCCCAGATTTAATTAAACCATCTCCGCCACCAAAGCCTTCAGCAACTTTCAAGATGGATTTTGTTTTCAAATTGATTTTATATAGAATGCCGCTTGCAAAATCTACTTCGTATAGATCATTTTTAACAACTAAAAGGCCATTCGGCGCTAAAATTTCAGGCGAATCTTCATTGAGGATTACAGTAACTTTTTTATCTTTGGCAATTTTAAAAATGGCGCCACCTGTTTTAAGGTTGCCGCTATCACTTACATATAAATTACCAGATTCATCTGAAGTAATATCATTAAAAAAGACAGGCGTTTGTGGAAATGCCATCGTACTTCCAAATACTGCCCATTTTCCATCGGGTTCAACCTTCAAAACTCTATTCTTATCTGTGACATATAGAGACTTACCAATAAAAGTTAAGCCTTTAGGATCGTCCATACCACTTGCAAATGTTGAAAGTTTGCCATCAATTGAAATACGCGTAATTTTTCCATCACTATCCTTATTAAATTCACCAATCTCAGAGACATAAATATTTCCCTTAGCATCTTGAACTGCTGACTCAGGACTTGTAAACCCTGAGATTACATTCAGTGAATCATGTGCTTTTGAAGGGACAGTAAAAAGGGTAAATAATAATATTAAAAATACACGCAAATTTTTCATAGTTTAATTAAGAGGCCTTAATGACTAAAGACACTTATCTTCGCAACCTTCTTCACTCACACCTAAAGAAAGAAGTAGGTCGACCATTTTTTGATCACCCTTTTCTTGTTTCACCACACGGATAATAGATACACCACCATTCATTTTTTTATTAAGATCAGCGCCCTTGGATGCAAGGTATTTAACGATCTCAGTTCTACCGTCAAAAGCAGCATGATGAAATGCATTCATTTTAGTAATTGGATGAGTGTAATTAAGATCAGCGCCATGCTCTGCTAAATATTTGAGCACTTGAAATTGACCTTTAGCAGCTGCCATAAGAAGGGGGCTCCATGCAAAGTAAGTTGCATTGATATCTACTTTTTTTACTTCAACATATTTTTTAACGATAGATAGTTTGCCTTCATTCACTGCGCCTGAAAATTCGATTCCTTCTGCATCTGTTAATGCAAAAAGTTGCATTGAAAAAGTGAGTAAAATTAGTGTAAGTGTTGTTTTTAGAAATTTATTCATATTAAGTGACTCTTTCATTTAGTTAAAAAATTGGTAAGCATTTGCAAACATTTTATACCATGGCGCTAATTCGTTCCACGTTTCAGGATGCCAAGAATTTTGTGTTACCTTAAAAACTCTCTCAGGATGAGGCATCATAATTGAAAACCGTCCATTGTCAGAAGTAAATCCAGTAATTCCTTCAGGAGACCCGTTTGGATTCATAGGGTAGGTAGAAGTTCCCTTTTGGTAGTTATCAACATAGCGAAGTGTTGCAAGTTGATGATTTAAAACATCATTCATTTGAGTCTGGTTTTGATATTCTGTATAGCCCTCACCGTGAGCCACCGCAATTGGAAGTATGGAGCCGTCCATCCCGGTAAAAAATACAGAATTAGACTTAAGAATTTCAACTGATACAAACCTTGCTTCAAATTGTTCAGATCTGTTTTTTACAAAGTGTGGCCATAATGTTGAGCCAGGAATAATTTCTTTAAGGTTACTCATCATTTGGCAGCCATTACAAATACCTAGTGCAATCGTGTCTGACCTTGAGAAAAAAGCAGCAAAAGCGTCACGTGTTTTTGAATTGAATAGAATTGATTTAGCCCAGCCTTCACCTGCACCTAATACATCGCCATATGAAAAACCGCCGCAAGCAACTAGCGCTGAAAAATCAGTTAAACTTTTTTGACCTTGAATAATGTCTGACATATGCACGTCATGCGCTTCAAATCCTGCAGTAGAGAAAGCTGCTGCCATTTCAACATGGCCATTTACACCTTGCTCTCTTAGGATGGCAATTTTAGGTTTCGTCTTTTTAATTGCAAAAGACTGGGGAATTTCAAAATCAAATTGTGGGTTAATACCTGGATCAAGATCATCTGAAATTTGTGAAAACTCTTCTAAGGCGCACTCTGGATTATCTCTCATAGATTGCATCTTGAAAGATGTTTCGCTCCAGGCGCTTTGTAAGTTTGATCTTGTCTCTTTGAGGACAGTTTCATTTTTATGTTTAATATGAATTGTTTGATTGGGACTGATAGACCCAATGAGGAAAGTGTGGTGGTTTAGCGCCTCGTGAATTTTTATGAGCGTGCTAGAAATATGCTCTTTTTGAACTTGAATGACAGCACCCAGCTCTTCGTTAAATAAAATTGCTTTAATATCATCACCGCAATGAGTCAAATCAATATCCAAACCGCAGCGACCTGCAAAGGCCATTTCAGTTAACGTTGCAAAAAGTCCGCCATCAGATCGATCATGATAAGCCTCAATCACATTTTCATTTTTAAGTGTTTGAATCACATCAAAGAATGCTTTAAGTGTTTTTGCATCATCAAGGTTTGGCGGGATATCGCCAACTTCATTGAAGACTAAGTTGAATGCTGAAGCACCCAATCTATTTTTGCCGGAACCTAAATCGATATAGATAAGACCGCTATCCTTAAGATTTCTATTGAGTGTTGGCGTTAATGTTTTTCTAGCATCAAAGACGGGTGCAAAAGCACTTAAGATAAGCGACAAAGGCGAGACCACCGTTTTTTCTTTTGCACCATCTAACCAAGCTGTTTTCATAGACATGGAATCT
This genomic interval carries:
- the serB gene encoding phosphoserine phosphatase SerB: MKLLLQSSYSLQSHLTEISEILGQVTASPYSLINDNTAIYEIESDLPVDLKKQLHLKQVDFAVLDNYRALSEFSLCVMDMDSTLISIECIDEIADMCGKKQDVALITKSAMMGEIDFSQSLIKRVSLLEGLGEEMLFKVIEERLKFNDGTQAWIEACRKNNVTTVLVSGGFDYFADYVKNKLGIDIAISNQLEIKDKRLTGRLLGRIVNDEVKAQAVRDFQAKLSIDKSNTIVIGDGANDLKMLAEAQYSIAYHAKPIVQEKARFKLNHSDFKGVLNLFKV
- a CDS encoding ferritin-like domain-containing protein, producing MELRANCLKALAINDLNEKLNRVKDIYESFKSYQVAIDSKADIQNSFHLPGAPLKPQIVPPRLVEKRSASTEHGKLIFIHALAHIEFNAINLALDIIWRFKDLPDQFYSDWLQIAYEEHTHFNLLNDYLKKFGLSYGSFNAHNSLWEMADRTSHDLIHRLALIPKTMEARGLDVTPPIIEKFKQQKDDDIASILQTIYEEEIHHVSIGNIWYRWACESQNLNPHETYKKLLVSYDIKLNYQKLNKEARYRAGFLKEELI
- a CDS encoding SMP-30/gluconolactonase/LRE family protein, whose amino-acid sequence is MKNLRVFLILLFTLFTVPSKAHDSLNVISGFTSPESAVQDAKGNIYVSEIGEFNKDSDGKITRISIDGKLSTFASGMDDPKGLTFIGKSLYVTDKNRVLKVEPDGKWAVFGSTMAFPQTPVFFNDITSDESGNLYVSDSGNLKTGGAIFKIAKDKKVTVILNEDSPEILAPNGLLVVKNDLYEVDFASGILYKINLKTKSILKVAEGFGGGDGLIKSGDSFFISDWKNGKIFKLQHNKVTLHKEGFTAAADIALSYDKKSIITPDMTAGSVTLVPIQ
- a CDS encoding ankyrin repeat domain-containing protein, which gives rise to MNKFLKTTLTLILLTFSMQLFALTDAEGIEFSGAVNEGKLSIVKKYVEVKKVDINATYFAWSPLLMAAAKGQFQVLKYLAEHGADLNYTHPITKMNAFHHAAFDGRTEIVKYLASKGADLNKKMNGGVSIIRVVKQEKGDQKMVDLLLSLGVSEEGCEDKCL